GCGGGCTAGGCATTATCCCTTTTTCTTTGTTTTCTGATTTGTGTACATGTAATCCAGCACCTCGGACTTGATGAAGTAAATCCTCCGATGTAGCCTCCGATAGGGCAAGCCCGATCTTTGCCATTGGTGCAGCGTGACCAGCGAAACGTTCAGCTCACGCGCCATTTCAGCCCGCGAAAGCAGCGGCTCTTCCTTCGAGCCTTTCAGACCTTGATTCGGGCTGAACACATTTCTAAACTCCTCTTGAATCACCTCTCGGGTGAAGCTCTTGAACTCGTCGAATTCGATTAAAACCAGTTTTGACATGACACGTTTGTTTTCGGTTGATGTTGGTCAAAGGTTGGGGGAAGGGAGGCGAAAAATCAAGTATGAAAAAGTATGAACTTTGCTTCAACTGGTGTTAAATGCATCCAGAAGTTGTTTAGGCACATTTTGCCTTATCTCGCGATAAAGTAGCGAAAGCGATAATTCCAGCTCGGAATTAAGAGAATCGTAAAGTGATTGGACAGTTTTTGGGATTGATGCTGGTCGCGAAGTAGAAATTTCGCTCCCAGGTCGAGCGGCAAATGAAGATTTTGCGCTGCTAAGA
This Dyadobacter sp. UC 10 DNA region includes the following protein-coding sequences:
- a CDS encoding helix-turn-helix domain-containing protein, producing the protein MSKLVLIEFDEFKSFTREVIQEEFRNVFSPNQGLKGSKEEPLLSRAEMARELNVSLVTLHQWQRSGLPYRRLHRRIYFIKSEVLDYMYTNQKTKKKG